DNA sequence from the Streptomyces sp. MST-110588 genome:
CGGGCGTACGGAACCTGGGCCTGTACCGCCTTCAGCGCCACGACAAGCGCACCATCGGCATGCATTGGCAGATCCACAAGGACAGCCGCAACCATTACCAGGTGGCCGCCAAGCGCGGTGAGAAGCTGCCGGTCGCGATCGCCTTCGGCTGCCCGCCGGCCGTCACCTACGCCTCCAGCGCGCCGCTGCCCGGCGACATCGACGAGTACCTCTTCGCGGGTTTCGTGCAGGGCAAGCGGGTGGAGATGGTCGACTGCAAGACCGTGCCGCTCCAGGTGCCGGCCAACGCCGAGGTCGTACTGGAGGGCTGGCTGGAGCCCGGGAAGATGCTTCCCGAGGGGCCCTTCGGCGACCACACCGGCTTCTACACGCCGCAGGAGGACTTCCCGGCGCTGACCATCGACTGTGTGACGATGCGCCGGCGCCCGCTGCTCCAGTCGATCGTGGTGGGCCGGCCGCCGACGGAGGACGGGCCGCTGGGCCGGGCCACGGAGCGGTTCTTCCTGCCCCTGTTCAAGATCATCGTGCCGGATGTCGTGGACTACCACCTGCCCGAGGCGGGCGGCTTCCACAACTGCATGATCGTCTCGATCGACAAGAAGTACCCCAAGCACGCGCAGAAGGTCATGCACGCCATCTGGGGCGCGCACATGCTCTCCCTGGAGAAGCTGATCGTCGTCGTCGACTCCGACTGCGATGTGCACGACTACCACGAGGTCGCCTGGCGGGCGCTGGGCAATGTCGACTACGCCCGTGACCTCACGGTCGTCGAAGGCCCTGTCGACCACCTCGACCACGCCTCCTACCAGCAGTTCTGGGGCGGCAAAGCGGGCATCGACGCGACCGCGAAGTGGCCGGAGGAGGGCTATACGCGTGATGGGGGCTGGCCGAACATGGTCGCCTCCGACCCGGAGACCGCAGCCCGGGTCACCCGCCGTTGGAAGGAGTACGGCCTTTAGGCCGGCCGCGCATGAGCGCTGATTCAGCAACCCCGGACCTGTTCGGACCCGAACCCGCCCGGCCCGGCAGGGTCAAGGCGTTCCTGCGCCTGGTGATGATCGAGCACTCGGTCTTCGCGCTGCCCTTTGCCTACATCGCCTCCCTGACCGCGATGCACCAGCTCGACAAGAGCATCCATTGGGTCACTCTGCTGCTGGTCACCGTGGCGATGGTGGGCCTGCGGACGTTCGCGATGGCCGCCAACCGCATCATCGACCGGGAGATCGACGCCCGGAACCCGCGCACCGCCCAGCGCGAGCTGGTGACCGGCGCGGTGTCCGTACGCTCCGCCTGGACCGGCGCGCTGGTCGCGGTGGCCGTCTTCCTCGGCTCCGCCGCGGCCCTCAACCCCCTGTGCCTGGCGCTGGCGCCCATCGCCGTGATCCCGATGGTGGTCTATCCGTACGGGAAGCGCTTCACGAACTTCCCGCACGCCATCCTGGGCCTGGCCCAGGCCATGGGCCCGGTCGGCGCCTGGCTCGCGGTCAGCGGGAGCTGGTCCTGGGAGGCGGTGATCCTGGGCCTGGCGGTCGGCATCTGGATCGGCGGCTTCGACCTGATCTACGCCTGCCAGGACGTGGCGGCGGACCGCGCGCACGGCGTGAAGTCCGTGCCGGCCCGCTTCGGGATTCCCGGCGCCCTGTACGGCGCCCGGGCCTGCCATCTCCTGACCATGGGCCTGTTCGTCTGGTACGCGCTGGCCACCGGCGCCGGCGTCTTCTTCTGGGCCGGCCTGGTGATCGTCGCGGTCGCGTTCCTGTACGAGCACACGGTCGTGCGCCCGCACGACCTCTCCCGCCTCAACCGTGCCTTCTTCACCGTCAACGGCATCATCGGCATAGCCCTGTTCGTGTGCGCACTGCTGGACCTGCTTGTACGCGGCCTGGCGGTCTGAGGCCGGTCTTACGGTCCGAGGCCGGTCTCACGGTCTGATGCCGTGCGGCGGACGCTCAGGACTTGGCCATGGGCCAGGCTATGAGGACGGGGTAGGACCACAGTTCGCCCCGGCTCGCCTTCGTGATCCCGATGATGCAGAAGACCACGCTGGTGAGGAAGTACCCGACGGCCATCACCAGCACCGTCAGCAGCGGGACCGCCAGGCCCGGACCGTTCAGCCGGCTCGGGTCGGCGGCGACGCTGAAGACCAGCGCCGTGCCGAAGTAGAGCAGGGTCGTCAGTACGGCCATGAGCGCCTGGGTGATGCCGTAGTTCAGCGCCTGGGTGGCGTGGTGACGGACGAACGGATCGTGCTTGTTGCGCTCGCCGCCGCGGATGGACAGCGGCGCGATCCAGCCCAGCAGACCGCCGACGCAGCAGGCGAACGAACCGATGGTGACCGTCAGCAGGGCGCCGAGGTGGGCCCACAGGGCGGTCGTCGTCGTGTTCCGCGGCGGGACGCCCTGGCCGTACCCGCTCGGGTAGCCGGGGTCCTGGCCGTATCCGCCGGGGCCGTAACCGCCTCCGGGTCCGTAGCCGCCCCCGCTCCCGTACGGCGGCTGCTGGGGCCCGCCTCCGTACGGGGCCGACCCGTAGCCGTAGCCATAGCCCTGGCCGTTCCCGGGCTGGTGGAAGCCGGACACTCGTGCTCACCCCCGTTGTTCCGTGCCGCGCCGCCGTGTCACCCGGCGCCGCGCCGTTCGTCGTACTGCTGCGTACTGCCGCCGGCTCCGGTGGCCCCGTACCACCGCGCCGGTACGGCGAGACTACGCGACGGGTCCGACAGCCGGACGGGCCGCCTTCGGCAGTGCGCGCTGCCGCAGGACGAAAGCCGCCAGCACGCCGGCCACCAGCCCGAAGAGGTGGCCCTGCCAACTGATGCCGCCGGCGGTGGGCAGCACGCCCCACATGATCGAGCCGTACGCCGCGCCGACCAGCACCGCCAAGACGACATCCAGCGGCTTGCGCTCGATGAAGCCGCGCGCGAGCAGATAGCCGAAGAGGCCGAAGACGACGCCGGAGGCGCCGGCGGTGTTGGTGCCGGGGGCGGCGGTCAGCCACACGCCCAGCCCGCCGACCACGGTGATCAGCAGCACCACGGCCAGGAAGCGGCGTATCCCGCCGCGCAGCGCGGCGATCAGCCCCAGTATCAGCAGGGGAACGGTGTTGGCCGCGAGGTGATCAAAACCGAAGTGCACGAAGGCGGAGGGGATCACATCCACCAGTTCGCCGGCCTCGCGGGGCTGTATCCCGAAAGAGTCCAGGGCGTGCCCGGAGGCGTGGTCGATGACCTCCAGCCCCCAGAGCAGCCCCACCCACCCCAGCATCAGCAGGACGGCGGGCTTGGCTCGCGTCATCATCGTCGGACCCTTCCTCTTTCGTTCACAAGGGAGAACGGTCGGGACGATGCCGGTGGTTCCGCCGGATAGGCTCGATCCCGTGGAGCCGCCGCACAACATCCCCAGTGAGCATCCGGCCTATGAGCGCGCCGCCCGCGAGGCCGGCGTCCGCGAGCGTGAGGTCCGTGAGGACCCCGTCCGCAAGCCCGGCACCGGGCCCGGGCCCGGTCCCGGTGCCGTCGCGCGGCGCCCGTGGGTCGTCGGTGTCTCCGGTGCGTCCGGG
Encoded proteins:
- the mqnP gene encoding menaquinone biosynthesis prenyltransferase MqnP, which codes for MSADSATPDLFGPEPARPGRVKAFLRLVMIEHSVFALPFAYIASLTAMHQLDKSIHWVTLLLVTVAMVGLRTFAMAANRIIDREIDARNPRTAQRELVTGAVSVRSAWTGALVAVAVFLGSAAALNPLCLALAPIAVIPMVVYPYGKRFTNFPHAILGLAQAMGPVGAWLAVSGSWSWEAVILGLAVGIWIGGFDLIYACQDVAADRAHGVKSVPARFGIPGALYGARACHLLTMGLFVWYALATGAGVFFWAGLVIVAVAFLYEHTVVRPHDLSRLNRAFFTVNGIIGIALFVCALLDLLVRGLAV
- a CDS encoding DUF4870 domain-containing protein, with product MSGFHQPGNGQGYGYGYGSAPYGGGPQQPPYGSGGGYGPGGGYGPGGYGQDPGYPSGYGQGVPPRNTTTTALWAHLGALLTVTIGSFACCVGGLLGWIAPLSIRGGERNKHDPFVRHHATQALNYGITQALMAVLTTLLYFGTALVFSVAADPSRLNGPGLAVPLLTVLVMAVGYFLTSVVFCIIGITKASRGELWSYPVLIAWPMAKS
- a CDS encoding rhomboid family intramembrane serine protease translates to MMTRAKPAVLLMLGWVGLLWGLEVIDHASGHALDSFGIQPREAGELVDVIPSAFVHFGFDHLAANTVPLLILGLIAALRGGIRRFLAVVLLITVVGGLGVWLTAAPGTNTAGASGVVFGLFGYLLARGFIERKPLDVVLAVLVGAAYGSIMWGVLPTAGGISWQGHLFGLVAGVLAAFVLRQRALPKAARPAVGPVA
- a CDS encoding menaquinone biosynthesis decarboxylase → MAYDDLRSFLRALDREGDLKRIKAEVDPYLEVGEIVDRVQKAGGPALLFENVKGSSMPLAMNVYGTDRRLLKALGLKSYDDISDAIAGLLKPELPQGFVGIREAFGKLANMTHVPPKKVKGESAPVQEVVLKGDEVDLDRLPALFTWPEDGGSFFNLGLTHTKHPETGVRNLGLYRLQRHDKRTIGMHWQIHKDSRNHYQVAAKRGEKLPVAIAFGCPPAVTYASSAPLPGDIDEYLFAGFVQGKRVEMVDCKTVPLQVPANAEVVLEGWLEPGKMLPEGPFGDHTGFYTPQEDFPALTIDCVTMRRRPLLQSIVVGRPPTEDGPLGRATERFFLPLFKIIVPDVVDYHLPEAGGFHNCMIVSIDKKYPKHAQKVMHAIWGAHMLSLEKLIVVVDSDCDVHDYHEVAWRALGNVDYARDLTVVEGPVDHLDHASYQQFWGGKAGIDATAKWPEEGYTRDGGWPNMVASDPETAARVTRRWKEYGL